Proteins encoded in a region of the Nitrospiria bacterium genome:
- a CDS encoding DUF2630 family protein, whose translation MEDVKVLHHIRKLIAAEEALYRNNDLSEKDKQRLRHLEVELDQCWDLLRQRRALRDVGKNPDNAAVRPPNIVENYEE comes from the coding sequence ATGGAAGACGTTAAAGTGCTTCACCATATCCGGAAACTGATCGCCGCGGAAGAAGCGCTCTATCGGAATAACGATCTGAGTGAAAAGGACAAGCAACGCTTGCGTCATTTGGAGGTCGAATTGGACCAATGCTGGGATCTGCTCCGGCAGCGCCGCGCACTGCGCGACGTGGGAAAAAATCCCGATAACGCCGCGGTGCGTCCGCCGAATATCGTCGAAAATTATGAGGAATGA